One window of the Camelus dromedarius isolate mCamDro1 chromosome 15, mCamDro1.pat, whole genome shotgun sequence genome contains the following:
- the LOC116155272 gene encoding olfactory receptor 5M10, producing MSSPNHTLVTEFILLGLTDNPVLEKILFGVFLVIYVITLAGNLGMMLLIRTNAHLQTPMYFFLSHLSFVDICYSSNITPNMLYNFLSDQKTISYPGCFTQCLLFIALVITELYILASMALDRYVAICSPLHYSSRMSKSICLSLVTVPYSCGFLHGLSQALLTFHLSFCGSHEINHFYCADPPLMMLACSDTRVKKMAMFAVAGFTLCSSLLIILLSYIFIMVSILRISSTEGRHKAFSTCGSHLTTVTIFYGTLFCMYLRLPSEKSVEQSKIIAVFYTFLSPMLNPLIYSLRNKHVIYAMKQMVKGNPFHRTAL from the coding sequence ATGTCTTCCCCAAACCACACTCTGGTGACAGAATTCATTCTCCTGGGACTCACAGACAACCCAGTGTTAGAGAAGATACTGTTTGGGGTGTTTCTGGTGATATATGTAATCACACTGGCAGGGAACCTGGGCATGATGTTGCTGATCAGGACCAATGCCCACCTCCAAACccccatgtatttcttcctcagCCACCTGTCCTTTGTAGACATTTGCTATTCATCCAACATCACTCCAAATATGCTGTACAATTTCCTCTCAGACCAGAAGACCATCTCCTATCCTGGATGCTTCACACAGTGTCTGCTCTTCATTGCCCTGGTGATCACAGAGCTTTATATCCTTGCTTCAATGGCGTTGGATCGCTATGTGGCCATTTGCAGCCCTTTACATTACAGCAGCAGGATGTCCAAGAGCATCTGCCTCTCTCTAGTCACTGTCCCTTATTCTTGTGGCTTCCTTCATGGGCTCTCTCAGGCACTGCTGACTTTCCACCTGTCCTTCTGTGGCTCCCATGAAATCAACCATTTCTACTGTGCTGACCCTCCTCTCATGATGCTGGCCTGCTCTGACACCCGAGTCAAGAAGATGGCAATGTTTGCAGTTGCTGGTTTTACCCTCTGCAGCTCTCTCCTCATCATTCTCCTGTCCTACATTTTCATCATGGTCAGCATCTTGAGGATCAGCTCTACAGAAGGCAGGCACAAGGCCTTTTCTACTTGTGGTTCCCACCTGACAACAGTCACTATATTTTATGGAACCCTCTTTTGCATGTACTTAAGGCTCCCATCTGAGAAGTCTGTAGAGCAGTCCAAAATAATTGCAGTCTTCTATACTTTTTTGAGTCCAATGCTGAACCCGTTGATCTACAGTTTACGGAATAAGCACGTGATCTATGCCATGAAGCAAATGGTTAAGGGAAATCCCTTTCACAGAACTGCACTTTAG